A window of the Spirochaetota bacterium genome harbors these coding sequences:
- a CDS encoding helix-turn-helix domain-containing protein has translation MGISIAFINSCSDLTGSVNSKMFLDLYAGMHAAAVRSGITIQTFDLSLPIDEFIRTGRPRHYDAFIGAIPRCIVPWQKAWNTLEEERPCVNIMVESERSGSFYVGTDERRGMDMLVSHLVKEGQRNIGFALSTSEPYSLERLAGFTDASKRFALTVRNEWIFYGDRLHRRGMRSIAARKILGQIAVTKGIAQAAGDWYCSLSERPTALMCDSPTLAVALKERCRAAGTIDATALTAFDDEPSKTEVNAITTVRQDFHRIGSESVRRAAALVYGKRPPARLLVRPTLIVRASSKRRTGRDFRRTVEDHITRHYRDDDAKDIAAVVGMNRDAFGRKCKRVFGTTYIALLNDARLAKVAEALTETKRSVTDILYDCGFHNYQNFCMVFKKRFAMTPRAYRDHGRKN, from the coding sequence ATGGGCATTTCGATAGCATTCATCAACAGCTGCTCCGACCTTACCGGATCGGTCAATTCGAAGATGTTCCTCGATCTCTATGCCGGCATGCATGCGGCCGCAGTACGCAGCGGCATTACCATACAAACGTTCGATCTATCGCTGCCTATCGATGAATTTATCCGTACCGGCAGACCGAGACATTACGACGCATTCATCGGCGCCATACCGCGGTGCATTGTTCCCTGGCAGAAAGCATGGAACACGCTCGAGGAAGAACGTCCGTGCGTGAACATCATGGTCGAATCCGAGCGCTCCGGGAGCTTCTATGTCGGCACCGACGAGCGGCGGGGAATGGACATGCTCGTTTCTCATCTCGTCAAGGAAGGGCAGCGGAACATAGGGTTCGCGTTGTCAACGAGCGAGCCGTATTCGCTGGAGCGCCTTGCCGGTTTCACTGACGCATCGAAGCGCTTTGCGCTGACCGTTCGGAATGAATGGATATTCTACGGCGACAGGCTGCATCGCCGCGGCATGCGTTCCATTGCTGCACGAAAGATCCTCGGTCAGATCGCGGTGACGAAAGGCATTGCACAGGCGGCCGGCGACTGGTATTGTTCACTCAGCGAGCGGCCGACCGCGCTCATGTGCGATAGCCCTACGCTCGCAGTAGCGCTAAAGGAGCGATGCCGTGCCGCCGGTACTATCGATGCAACGGCGTTGACCGCGTTCGATGATGAGCCGTCTAAGACCGAGGTGAACGCGATCACAACGGTGCGTCAGGATTTCCATCGCATCGGGAGCGAAAGCGTTCGCCGCGCGGCCGCGCTCGTATACGGGAAGCGTCCTCCAGCACGACTTCTTGTGAGACCGACGCTCATCGTACGGGCATCATCCAAACGGAGGACCGGGCGCGATTTCCGGCGTACCGTGGAGGATCATATCACACGCCACTATCGCGACGATGATGCGAAGGATATCGCAGCGGTGGTCGGCATGAACCGCGATGCGTTCGGGAGAAAGTGCAAACGCGTGTTCGGCACGACCTATATCGCGCTGCTCAATGATGCCCGTCTTGCGAAAGTGGCTGAGGCGCTTACGGAAACAAAGCGTTCCGTGACGGACATACTGTACGACTGCGGTTTTCATAATTATCAAAATTTCTGTATGGTATTCAAGAAGCGTTTTGCCATGACACCGCGAGCCT